One genomic segment of Ricinus communis isolate WT05 ecotype wild-type chromosome 5, ASM1957865v1, whole genome shotgun sequence includes these proteins:
- the LOC8258247 gene encoding pentatricopeptide repeat-containing protein At3g29290: protein MSFLYYSTLSPVMGESINLKWNGLACKTRFYMTSNYDCRACWRSCLCSLHRLSAMNMSRGFMGCGRLYVVSTSIQGYTWFNFVQYKVHQFRPIYGFARMASLLDTSGSVASNESGFAFEENEEQEVIQSRKDELDMDSFEKYLPPWGNLTVHQEPELDPAGIVQPSISPRNKISLDESRVHLLEEGNEEELSRRILMLSRSNKVRSALELFRSMEFSGLRPNSHACNSFISCLLRNKLLDHALRVFKFMKRNEISTGHTHTLILKAVADIQGCESSLYMFAKLGLSSEQNDFDVIVYNTMLSICGRVNNWVDMERIWRSMKENSHTGTEITYSLLVSIFVRCGQNELALDAYTEMHQNGIKPRDDTLQAVLAAFTKEGKWESALNVFQNMLNRGLKPNLTACNALMNSLGKAGEYKLAFKVLEKVKSLGHTPDAYTWNALLNGLYRANQPVDALQLFESIKRGQSSQINEHLYNTALMSCQKVGLWDKALQLLWQLESSGLPVSTTSYNLVIGACETARKPKVALQVYQHMVHQKYTPDTFTYLSLIRSCIWASLWDEVKDILEQVAPDVSLYNAVVHGMCLRGKFESAKKLYMKMRRSGLKPDGKTRALMLQNLKRGATKRSR from the exons ATGTCATTTCTTTACTACTCTACTTTGAGTCCAGTTATGGGGGaatcaattaatttgaaatggaATGGCTTAGCTTGCAAAACTAGATTTTATATGACAAGTAATTATGATTGTAGGGCTTGTTGGAGGAGTTGTCTTTGTAGTTTACACCGTCTTTCAgctatgaacatgagtagaGGTTTTATGGGATGTGGGAGGCTCTATGTAGTTTCAACGTCCATACAGGGATATACATGGTTTAATTTTGTACAATATAAGGTGCATCAGTTTAGACCGATATATGGATTCGCCAGAATGGCAAGTCTGCTAGATACATCGGGTTCAGTTGCTAGCAATGAATCCGGATTTGcatttgaagaaaatgaagagCAGGAAGTTATTCAAAGTCGAAAAGATGAACTTGATATGGATTCTTTTGAGAAGTATTTGCCTCCTTGGGGAAATTTGACAGTTCATCAGGAACCAGAACTGGATCCTGCAGGTATTGTCCAGCCTTCAATAAGtccaagaaataaaattagtctTGATGAAAGTAGGGTACATCTCTTAGAAGAAGGGAATGAAGAAGAGTTATCAAGAAGGATCTTGATGCTTAGCAGATCCAACAAGGTTAGAAGTGCACTAGAATTGTTTAGGTCCATGGAATTCTCAGGTCTACGACCCAATAGTCATGCCTGTAATTCTTTTATCTCTTGCCTCTTAAGAAACAAACTACTTGACCATGCATTGAGAGTCTTCAAGTTCATGAAGAGAAATGAGATCTCAACAGGTCATACCCATACCTTAATACTAAAAGCAGTTGCCGATATACAGGGTTGTGAATCCTCTCTCTATATGTTTGCCAAATTAGGACTTTCTAGCGAGCAGAATGATTTTGATGTCATTGTTTATAACACAATGTTATCTATTTGTGGAAGAGTGAATAATTGGGTTGACATGGAAAGAATATGGAGAAGTATGAAAGAAAATAGTCACACTGGAACAGAAATTACTTACTCTCTGTTGGTTAGCATTTTTGTGCGCTGTGGCCAGAATGAGCTGGCACTTGATGCTTACACTGAGATGCATCAAAATGGAATTAAACCAAGAGATGACACATTGCAGGCTGTACTTGCGGCATTTACAAAGGAAGGGAAGTGGGAATCTGCTTTAAACGTTTTCCAAAATATGTTGAATCGTGGGCTGAAGCCAAATCTTACTGCATGCAATGCATTGATGAATTCTCTTGGAAAAGCTGGAGAATACAAACTAGCATTCAAGGTACTTGAAAAAGTTAAATCTTTGGGTCACACACCTGATGCATACACATGGAATGCATTGCTTAATGGACTATACAGAGCAAATCAACCTGTTGATGCTCTTCAGCTTTTTGAGAGCATAAAAAGAGGACAGAGCTCTCAAATCAATGAGCATTTATACAACACTGCTTTAATGTCATGCCAGAAGGTTGGTCTATGGGACAAAGCTCTTCAGCTACTGTGGCAGTTGGAATCTTCTGGACTGCCAGTCTCAACTACATCCTACAATCTTGTTATTGGTGCTTGCGAGACTGCCAGAAAGCCAAAAGTTGCATTACAGGTTTATCAGCACATGGTTCACCAGAAGTATACTCCAGACACATTTACTTATTTGTCACTGATAAGAAGTTGCATTTGGGCGTCCCTTTGGGATGAAGTGAAGGACATTCTAGAG CAAGTTGCACCAGATGTATCTCTCTACAATGCTGTCGTTCATGGAATGTGTTTGAGAGGCAAGTTCGAATCTGCTAAGAAGCTGTACATGAAGATGCGGAGGAGTGGGCTCAAACCTGACGGGAAGACAAGGGCATTGATGCTTCAGAACCTGAAAAGGGGTGCAACTAAAAGGAGCAGATAG